The proteins below are encoded in one region of Ornithinimicrobium avium:
- a CDS encoding IS3 family transposase (programmed frameshift): protein MPKKIDPELKARAVRLVTEHLSEYPSLTAASAAVAKQLGVGRESVRRWVIQAQVDAGGRDGVTSEELEQIKSLKSRVRRLEEDNAILKAATGFLRRGARPPQPMIMGFIHTMRAQGHAVESVCVVLREQGCQVAARTYRSWKQTGRTIAARTVTDAQVVDAVRDIAWTTTPHGRRKLAPEGLYGRRKMTAYVRRTTMPAASAGAVDRAMRTLGLVGVRRDKGTRTIPAKDGIRAGDLLNRDFTANAPNLVWVTDFTYARTWAGFVYVAFILDVFSQRIVAWHAASTKHTDLVMIPLRMAIWQRERDGHPRVPGQLIHHSDAGSQYTSIRLTEHLALEEIRPSIGSVGDAYDNALMETVNGLYKAECIRTTVFHAGPYKTLADVEYATAGWVDWYNTRRLHGSLGNVPPIEYEQAHYAALNPEPQPV from the exons ATGCCCAAGAAGATCGATCCAGAGTTGAAGGCCCGCGCTGTGCGTCTGGTCACCGAGCACCTGTCCGAGTACCCGTCGTTGACGGCCGCTTCGGCCGCGGTGGCCAAGCAGCTGGGTGTCGGGAGGGAGTCCGTGCGTCGCTGGGTCATCCAGGCCCAGGTCGATGCCGGTGGCCGCGACGGTGTGACCAGTGAGGAGCTGGAGCAGATCAAGTCCTTGAAGTCCAGGGTCCGCCGGTTGGAGGAGGACAACGCGATCCTGAAGGCCGCGACGG GTTTTCTTCGTCGGGGAGCTCGACCCCCGCAACCGATGATCATGGGATTCATCCACACCATGAGAGCCCAGGGCCACGCGGTCGAGTCGGTCTGTGTGGTGCTGCGTGAGCAGGGCTGCCAGGTTGCCGCGCGGACCTACCGATCCTGGAAGCAGACCGGTCGAACGATCGCGGCACGTACGGTGACCGACGCCCAGGTTGTGGACGCGGTGCGTGACATCGCCTGGACCACCACGCCGCACGGGCGCCGCAAGTTGGCCCCGGAGGGCCTGTACGGGCGCCGGAAGATGACCGCGTACGTGCGCCGCACGACGATGCCCGCGGCGTCTGCCGGGGCCGTGGACCGGGCCATGAGGACCCTCGGGCTGGTCGGGGTGCGCCGCGACAAGGGCACCCGGACGATCCCGGCCAAGGACGGCATCCGGGCCGGTGACCTGCTGAATCGTGACTTCACCGCCAACGCACCGAACCTCGTGTGGGTCACGGACTTCACCTACGCCAGGACGTGGGCCGGGTTCGTCTACGTCGCGTTCATCCTGGACGTGTTCTCCCAGCGGATCGTGGCCTGGCACGCCGCCAGCACCAAGCACACCGACCTGGTCATGATCCCGCTGCGGATGGCGATCTGGCAACGAGAACGGGACGGCCACCCCAGGGTGCCCGGGCAGCTGATACATCACAGTGATGCGGGCAGCCAGTACACCTCGATCCGCCTCACCGAGCATCTCGCGCTGGAGGAGATCCGGCCCTCGATCGGGTCCGTGGGCGACGCGTACGACAACGCGCTCATGGAGACGGTCAACGGGCTCTACAAGGCCGAGTGCATCCGCACCACGGTCTTCCACGCGGGGCCCTACAAGACCCTCGCCGACGTGGAGTACGCCACCGCCGGCTGGGTCGACTGGTACAACACCCGTCGGCTCCACGGGTCGCTGGGCAACGTCCCACCGATCGAGTACGAGCAAGCCCACTATGCTGCCCTCAACCCCGAGCCGCAGCCCGTATGA
- a CDS encoding DUF4365 domain-containing protein, which produces MRVLLYDAHIMQQKPTSSPTGQQKEWFSRTFLVGVAAAAGYPVEIRLNDVNGVDATVHDGGIQTDWQLKGTSAPEFSEDGETLYFDLDVRTYNLFIGDRNASAFLGVVLMPPDPRHWTATSRRSLNLRHGGYWQKITGMPATTNTSSIRIHLPMNQRLSPDEIRAIMTDERKRICA; this is translated from the coding sequence ATGCGCGTCCTCCTCTACGATGCCCACATCATGCAGCAGAAGCCCACGTCGAGTCCCACTGGCCAGCAGAAGGAGTGGTTCAGTCGCACCTTTCTTGTCGGCGTGGCCGCTGCCGCAGGGTACCCGGTCGAGATCCGTCTCAATGATGTCAATGGTGTGGACGCGACCGTTCATGATGGTGGAATTCAAACTGATTGGCAACTTAAGGGCACTTCCGCACCGGAGTTCAGCGAAGATGGAGAGACGCTCTATTTTGACCTTGACGTGCGCACGTATAACTTGTTCATCGGTGACCGTAACGCCAGCGCCTTCCTCGGTGTCGTCCTTATGCCGCCGGATCCCAGGCACTGGACAGCGACGAGCAGGAGGAGCCTGAACCTGCGGCACGGCGGGTACTGGCAGAAGATCACGGGGATGCCGGCCACGACGAATACGTCGAGCATCCGAATACATTTGCCAATGAACCAGCGACTGTCCCCAGATGAGATTCGCGCGATCATGACAGATGAGCGGAAGCGGATATGCGCGTGA
- a CDS encoding YdeI/OmpD-associated family protein yields MEVAQGMSRATQDAEQAPIRFTAELSAIDGITLVTLPTSASEELPSRGQVAVRGTLEGHPFATVVEPDGRRGHWIRLDQVLHQDAGVGPGDTADLTLEVVPDWPEPDVPADLKAALDEAPARIRELWQDLTPMARWEWVRWVQATRNPATRQRRVEASVSKMDDGKRRPCCFDLSSCTDPALARSGKLRDPS; encoded by the coding sequence ATGGAGGTCGCTCAAGGCATGTCGCGGGCCACTCAAGACGCAGAGCAGGCGCCCATCCGGTTCACGGCCGAGCTGTCTGCCATCGACGGGATCACGTTGGTGACCTTGCCAACCTCTGCGAGCGAGGAACTGCCGTCGCGCGGGCAGGTCGCGGTGCGGGGAACCCTTGAAGGGCATCCGTTCGCGACCGTCGTCGAGCCGGACGGACGCCGGGGTCACTGGATACGTCTCGACCAGGTGCTGCACCAAGACGCAGGGGTCGGTCCCGGCGACACCGCCGACCTAACGCTGGAGGTCGTGCCCGACTGGCCAGAGCCTGACGTGCCTGCGGACTTGAAGGCTGCCCTGGACGAGGCCCCCGCACGGATCCGAGAGTTGTGGCAGGACCTCACGCCGATGGCCCGGTGGGAGTGGGTCCGCTGGGTCCAGGCGACGAGAAACCCCGCGACACGGCAACGCCGGGTGGAGGCCAGCGTCTCGAAGATGGACGACGGGAAGCGGCGGCCGTGCTGCTTCGACCTGTCATCGTGCACTGACCCCGCCCTTGCCAGGAGCGGCAAACTGCGCGATCCGTCCTAG
- a CDS encoding sensor histidine kinase, with protein MARRERLVDGALALALAVLGVMEVLSAHGLVGGVVADPEAPVGPLWLDLSFAALVTLPAAWRRLWPVAVPLAVLGVHVIANVTTVHHLPFFGALLTLGVLAYTFGRYAPHAWARWGWLGPLAFAGTVWVHLPGAQNAASILYVTFLLTAPWVAGRVIRRLDLQRSELESALHHVSVLEEQRREAALLTERARIAREMHDVLAHGVSVMVVQTGAARLDLPQDSHVREALLSVEQTGRRVLDELRRTVGLLRAPDTGDAITPSARLRDLPGLVDSMRDAGLDVELDIRDVERHDVARELVVYHVVREALTNSLRHAGRTTTRVTVTGGEALQVTVRDAGGRPAQRVEGAGYGLTGLRERVALYGGTLRAGRCGEGFEVVAVIPWEEQP; from the coding sequence ATGGCGCGGCGCGAGCGGTTGGTCGACGGAGCCCTGGCGCTGGCTCTCGCCGTCCTCGGCGTCATGGAGGTGTTGTCCGCGCACGGGCTCGTCGGGGGCGTCGTGGCCGACCCGGAGGCGCCGGTAGGTCCGTTGTGGCTGGACCTGAGCTTCGCCGCCCTCGTCACCCTGCCGGCGGCGTGGCGTCGGCTCTGGCCCGTGGCCGTGCCGCTCGCCGTGCTCGGGGTGCACGTCATCGCCAACGTGACCACGGTGCACCACCTCCCGTTCTTCGGCGCGCTGCTCACGCTGGGCGTGCTCGCCTACACCTTCGGCCGGTACGCCCCGCACGCCTGGGCACGGTGGGGGTGGCTCGGCCCGCTCGCCTTCGCCGGCACCGTCTGGGTGCATCTTCCCGGGGCCCAGAACGCCGCCAGCATCCTCTACGTGACCTTCCTGCTCACCGCCCCGTGGGTGGCGGGGCGGGTGATCCGGCGACTGGACCTGCAGCGGTCAGAGCTCGAGTCCGCACTGCACCACGTCTCCGTCCTCGAGGAGCAGCGCCGGGAGGCAGCACTGCTCACCGAGCGGGCCCGGATCGCTCGCGAGATGCATGACGTCCTGGCACACGGGGTGAGCGTCATGGTGGTGCAGACCGGGGCGGCGCGTCTGGACCTGCCGCAGGACTCGCACGTGCGTGAGGCGCTGCTGTCGGTCGAGCAGACAGGCCGGCGGGTGCTGGACGAGCTGCGTCGCACCGTCGGCCTCCTGCGGGCACCCGACACCGGCGACGCCATCACCCCGTCGGCGCGGCTGCGTGATCTGCCGGGGCTGGTGGACTCGATGCGGGACGCCGGTCTGGACGTCGAGCTGGACATCCGGGACGTCGAGCGGCACGACGTCGCCCGCGAGCTGGTCGTCTACCACGTCGTGCGGGAGGCGCTGACGAACAGCCTGCGGCACGCCGGTCGCACCACGACCAGAGTGACCGTGACGGGGGGCGAGGCGCTGCAGGTCACCGTGCGCGACGCGGGCGGCCGACCGGCGCAGCGGGTGGAAGGGGCTGGTTACGGCCTGACGGGTCTGCGCGAACGGGTCGCGCTCTACGGTGGCACCCTGCGCGCCGGCCGGTGCGGTGAGGGTTTCGAGGTGGTCGCCGTGATCCCGTGGGAGGAGCAACCGTGA
- a CDS encoding response regulator: MSERHTEVVRVLLADDQQLVRAGFRSILKHEPDLEVVGEASNGAEAVRMAEELSPDVVLMDIRMPVMDGLTATRHILSRPRPPVIIVLTTFDADEFVYRALREGAAGFLLKDTSPEELVASVRAAIAGDQILSPRITRLLISSFVATPPPEDAARATAQLSEREREVMGLVAHGRSNSDIARELFIAETTVKTHVARLLQKLGLRDRVQVVVFAYEHGLVRPGE, translated from the coding sequence GTGAGCGAACGGCATACCGAGGTCGTGCGGGTCCTGCTCGCCGACGACCAGCAGCTCGTGCGCGCCGGGTTCAGGTCGATCCTCAAGCACGAGCCCGACCTGGAGGTGGTCGGCGAGGCGAGCAACGGTGCCGAGGCGGTGCGGATGGCCGAGGAGCTCTCCCCGGACGTGGTGCTCATGGACATCCGGATGCCGGTCATGGACGGGCTGACCGCCACGCGGCACATCCTCTCCCGCCCGCGGCCCCCGGTCATCATCGTGCTGACCACCTTCGACGCCGACGAGTTCGTCTACCGGGCGCTGCGCGAGGGGGCCGCCGGCTTCCTGCTCAAGGACACCTCGCCCGAGGAGCTGGTGGCCTCGGTGCGCGCTGCCATCGCGGGGGACCAGATCCTGTCCCCACGGATCACCCGGCTGCTGATCTCCTCGTTCGTCGCGACGCCGCCACCCGAAGACGCAGCCCGGGCGACGGCGCAGCTGAGCGAGCGGGAGCGTGAGGTGATGGGGCTGGTGGCGCACGGCCGTTCGAACTCCGACATCGCCCGTGAGCTGTTCATCGCCGAGACGACGGTGAAGACCCATGTCGCCAGGCTGCTGCAGAAGCTGGGCCTGCGGGACAGGGTGCAGGTGGTGGTGTTCGCCTACGAGCACGGTCTCGTGCGCCCGGGGGAGTGA
- a CDS encoding GNAT family N-acetyltransferase, whose product MPQDRRAERLSALFALTVGEVGLPFGQAWVARAPEPGGSVAGGVVVLRPDRPVPAHVWQRVAAAEAEVLGERRRVSEQADAACAGLRPSEPHLIVATMGVRPDHRRRGVARALLEQALALADQLGVPAYLETSSTANVALYQRSGFGVSGHLHVPGGGPPVWAMRREAPG is encoded by the coding sequence GTGCCCCAGGACCGTCGTGCCGAGCGGCTCAGTGCGTTGTTCGCGCTGACCGTCGGTGAGGTGGGGCTGCCCTTCGGTCAGGCATGGGTGGCTCGTGCTCCCGAACCCGGCGGCAGCGTCGCTGGTGGGGTCGTCGTCCTGCGCCCCGACCGGCCGGTGCCCGCTCACGTGTGGCAGAGGGTGGCCGCCGCGGAGGCGGAGGTGCTGGGTGAGCGCCGGAGGGTCAGCGAGCAGGCGGACGCCGCGTGCGCCGGTCTGCGGCCCTCGGAGCCGCACCTGATCGTGGCGACGATGGGGGTCCGGCCCGACCACCGGCGCCGCGGTGTGGCAAGAGCTCTGCTCGAGCAGGCCCTGGCCCTGGCGGACCAGCTGGGGGTACCGGCGTATCTGGAGACCTCCTCGACGGCCAACGTGGCGCTGTACCAGCGGTCCGGCTTCGGCGTCAGCGGTCACCTGCACGTGCCCGGTGGCGGTCCCCCCGTCTGGGCCATGCGCCGGGAGGCCCCTGGCTGA
- a CDS encoding glycosyltransferase produces the protein MTLRVASVPSGHVYVRHLAGGPGEQVQRLPDPSPGAGVPAGQWWPPRMLEAGWVAEHSTEFDLMHIHFGFDAVSPADLTELVAALRAAGKPLVLTVHDLRNPHHREPGLHDEQLSVLVAGADALITLTEGAAAQIRRRWGREARVLPHPHVVEEPTLRRPRPTRTGFVVGVHAKSLRASMDPAFDIESIVGVLPSLPGASLRVNVHNDVMTPGNRQHDAVLAGRLHGLAGEGLIDLHVHDYFSDAQLWDYLQGLDLSVLPYRFGTHSGWLEACYDLGTVVAAPDCGFYAEQRPCLSFPTGPDTARRDGLAQAVRTAYQDRPRWRADPDERAAERAHLARAHHEVYAQALAGSVSCTS, from the coding sequence ATGACGCTCCGTGTCGCGTCGGTCCCCTCTGGGCACGTCTACGTCCGTCACCTCGCCGGAGGGCCCGGTGAGCAGGTGCAGCGCCTGCCGGACCCCTCGCCGGGGGCGGGCGTGCCGGCCGGCCAGTGGTGGCCGCCGCGCATGCTGGAGGCCGGCTGGGTCGCCGAGCACTCCACCGAGTTCGACCTGATGCACATCCACTTCGGGTTCGACGCCGTCTCCCCGGCCGACCTCACCGAGCTCGTGGCCGCGTTGCGTGCAGCCGGCAAGCCGCTGGTCCTCACGGTCCACGACCTGCGCAACCCGCACCATCGCGAGCCCGGCCTGCACGACGAGCAGTTGTCGGTCCTGGTCGCCGGTGCGGACGCACTGATCACCCTGACCGAGGGAGCTGCCGCGCAGATCCGGCGGCGGTGGGGGCGGGAGGCGCGCGTGCTGCCGCACCCTCACGTGGTGGAGGAGCCGACGCTGCGCCGCCCCCGTCCCACGCGGACCGGGTTCGTCGTCGGAGTGCACGCCAAGAGCCTGCGCGCCAGCATGGACCCGGCCTTCGACATCGAGTCGATCGTCGGTGTGCTGCCGTCCCTGCCGGGGGCCAGCCTGAGGGTGAACGTGCACAACGACGTGATGACGCCGGGGAACCGGCAGCACGACGCCGTCCTGGCCGGGCGGCTGCACGGTCTCGCGGGCGAGGGCCTCATCGACCTGCACGTGCACGACTACTTCTCCGACGCGCAGCTGTGGGACTACCTGCAGGGGCTGGACCTGTCGGTCCTGCCCTACCGGTTCGGCACCCACTCCGGCTGGCTCGAGGCCTGCTACGACCTGGGGACGGTCGTCGCCGCCCCGGACTGCGGCTTCTATGCCGAGCAGCGCCCCTGCCTCAGCTTCCCCACCGGGCCGGACACCGCCCGACGGGACGGTCTGGCGCAGGCGGTGCGCACGGCATACCAGGACCGTCCCCGGTGGCGGGCCGACCCCGACGAGCGCGCGGCCGAGCGGGCCCACCTGGCCCGGGCCCACCACGAGGTCTACGCCCAGGCCCTGGCGGGGAGCGTGTCGTGCACGTCGTGA
- a CDS encoding glycosyltransferase — MHVVIIAAANHALREPFAGGLESLTWHLVRGLRRRGVEVTLFSGPGSDPALGAHEILVEPLELSQTARRDVAMPPERWLREHHSYLQAMLDLLGRTDVDLIHNNSLHYLPIALAATLPAPMLTTLHTPPTPWLEPAIRLMDQRRARFVAVSAHTARSWRHVTSAQVVLNGVDVEQWRPGPGGEDLVWFGRLVPEKAPHEAVRIALGAGQRIRLAGPVSDADYFDAAVRPLLGPRADYLGHLGTDDLAALVGQSAATLVTPVWDEPYGLVAAESLACGTPVLGYDRGGLREFVPPDCGVLVPGGDLQEATRRVEEAAGLDRATCRRQAVQHCSVERMIEDYLEVYAQVLAPGRAA, encoded by the coding sequence GTGCACGTCGTGATCATCGCGGCCGCGAACCACGCGCTGCGCGAGCCGTTCGCCGGTGGGCTGGAGTCGCTGACCTGGCACCTGGTGCGGGGGCTGCGTCGGCGCGGGGTGGAGGTCACCCTGTTCTCCGGGCCGGGCAGCGACCCGGCCCTGGGCGCCCACGAGATCCTGGTCGAGCCGCTGGAGCTCAGTCAGACCGCCCGTCGCGACGTCGCCATGCCACCGGAGCGGTGGCTGCGGGAGCACCACTCCTACCTGCAGGCGATGCTCGACCTGCTGGGGCGCACGGACGTCGACCTGATCCACAACAACAGCCTGCACTACCTGCCGATCGCACTGGCCGCGACGCTGCCCGCGCCCATGCTCACGACGCTGCACACCCCGCCGACGCCCTGGTTGGAGCCGGCGATCCGGCTGATGGACCAGCGCCGGGCCCGGTTCGTGGCCGTCAGCGCGCACACCGCCCGCTCCTGGCGGCACGTCACGAGCGCGCAGGTCGTGCTCAACGGGGTGGACGTGGAGCAGTGGCGGCCCGGTCCTGGCGGGGAGGACCTCGTGTGGTTCGGCAGGCTCGTCCCGGAGAAGGCACCGCACGAGGCCGTCCGCATCGCCCTGGGCGCAGGTCAGCGCATCCGGCTCGCCGGACCGGTGTCGGACGCGGACTACTTCGACGCCGCCGTCCGGCCGTTGCTCGGGCCGCGTGCCGACTACCTCGGTCACCTCGGCACCGACGATCTCGCGGCCCTGGTCGGGCAGAGCGCGGCGACGCTGGTGACACCGGTGTGGGACGAGCCCTACGGACTGGTCGCCGCGGAGTCGCTCGCCTGCGGCACCCCGGTGCTGGGCTACGACCGGGGCGGGCTGCGGGAGTTCGTACCTCCCGACTGCGGGGTGCTCGTGCCCGGAGGCGACCTCCAGGAGGCGACCCGCCGGGTCGAGGAGGCTGCGGGCCTGGACCGGGCCACCTGCCGCCGCCAGGCCGTGCAGCACTGCTCGGTGGAGCGGATGATCGAGGACTACCTGGAGGTCTACGCCCAGGTGCTCGCGCCGGGGCGCGCCGCGTGA
- a CDS encoding glycosyltransferase encodes MIGYYAHHQGAGHVTRLQSVAACLQEPVWGLSSLPRPAAWSGPWTVLERDDGTAEGAPQDVTAGGVLHWAPVGHAGLSRRMTQLAAWVAGHRPRLVVVDVSVEVALFIRLMGIPTVVVALPGRRLDPPHRLAYDSAAALLAPWPEGAHGQDWPTAWTEKTWHVGGISRFDGRAPAPRPGSSGSRRRVLVLWGSGGRSVDAAAVAGAAASTPGWDWSERDPVRAPAVDLWADLAAADVVVTHGGQNAVAEVAAARRPAVVVAQPRPFGEQEATVGALDRLGIAVGLQQWPAPERWPAVLERAAGLGGDGWGRWSSGEGARRAAEHLSRLDRIPQDLSA; translated from the coding sequence GTGATCGGCTACTACGCCCACCACCAGGGTGCCGGCCACGTCACCCGGCTGCAGTCGGTCGCGGCCTGCCTGCAGGAGCCGGTGTGGGGGCTGAGCTCGCTGCCGCGGCCTGCCGCGTGGTCCGGCCCGTGGACCGTGCTGGAGCGCGACGACGGCACGGCCGAGGGCGCGCCGCAGGACGTCACGGCCGGCGGCGTCCTGCACTGGGCGCCGGTGGGTCACGCGGGCCTGAGCCGACGGATGACCCAGCTGGCCGCGTGGGTCGCCGGGCACCGGCCCCGGCTCGTCGTGGTCGACGTGTCGGTCGAGGTCGCCCTGTTCATCCGGTTGATGGGGATCCCGACCGTGGTCGTCGCCCTTCCGGGCCGACGGCTGGACCCGCCGCACCGCCTCGCCTACGACTCGGCCGCGGCGCTGCTCGCCCCGTGGCCCGAGGGCGCCCACGGGCAGGACTGGCCGACGGCCTGGACGGAGAAGACCTGGCACGTCGGCGGGATCTCGCGCTTCGACGGCCGGGCGCCGGCCCCACGGCCCGGGTCGTCCGGGTCACGTCGCAGGGTCCTCGTGCTGTGGGGCAGCGGCGGCCGATCGGTGGACGCCGCGGCGGTCGCCGGCGCCGCGGCGTCCACCCCCGGGTGGGACTGGTCGGAGCGGGACCCGGTGCGCGCACCGGCCGTCGACCTGTGGGCCGACCTGGCCGCGGCCGACGTCGTCGTCACCCACGGCGGGCAGAACGCCGTCGCCGAGGTCGCCGCCGCGCGACGCCCGGCGGTCGTCGTCGCCCAGCCTCGACCGTTCGGGGAGCAGGAGGCGACAGTGGGCGCGCTGGACCGGCTCGGCATCGCGGTCGGGCTGCAGCAGTGGCCCGCGCCCGAGCGGTGGCCGGCCGTGCTGGAACGTGCCGCCGGACTGGGTGGGGACGGGTGGGGGCGCTGGTCGAGCGGCGAGGGGGCCCGCCGGGCTGCCGAGCACCTGAGCAGGCTGGACCGCATACCGCAAGACCTGTCGGCATGA
- a CDS encoding glycosyltransferase family 2 protein, giving the protein MTGRTAVVTIAHGRHEHLAGLMWGLRRQVRSPDVFVAVAMDDPGVLAVVEGGAPPAPQVAVPSVPSCAEGLPLAAARNAGARAAVAAGADTLIFLDVDCIPSPGLVQRYDEVLAPACPSPRPAVAGPVVAAGEVAYLPAVNHPRDYRAADLAALARPHPARPALRAGEVRSADDLRLFWSLSFGIGAADWQRLGGFDEGYVGYGAEDTDFGQRLGAAGGRLLWVGGAAAYHQHHPSSDPPVHHLDSIVANANRFHRRWGWFPMEGWLARFAALGLADQDPDTGQWRALHRV; this is encoded by the coding sequence ATGACCGGCCGGACCGCGGTGGTGACGATCGCGCACGGTCGTCACGAGCACCTTGCCGGACTCATGTGGGGTCTGCGGCGGCAGGTCCGCAGCCCCGACGTGTTCGTCGCGGTCGCGATGGACGACCCTGGCGTGCTGGCCGTGGTCGAGGGAGGCGCCCCGCCGGCCCCGCAGGTCGCGGTGCCGAGCGTGCCCAGCTGCGCGGAGGGCCTGCCCCTGGCCGCCGCGCGCAACGCTGGTGCCCGGGCAGCGGTCGCGGCGGGAGCGGACACGCTGATCTTCCTGGACGTGGACTGCATCCCCTCGCCCGGGCTGGTGCAGCGGTATGACGAGGTGCTGGCACCCGCGTGCCCGTCCCCCCGGCCTGCGGTCGCCGGGCCGGTCGTGGCCGCCGGCGAGGTGGCGTACCTGCCGGCCGTGAACCACCCGCGTGACTACCGCGCAGCCGACCTGGCCGCCCTGGCCCGGCCGCACCCGGCGCGCCCCGCCCTGCGTGCCGGTGAGGTGCGTTCGGCCGACGACCTGCGACTGTTCTGGTCGCTCTCCTTCGGCATCGGCGCCGCCGACTGGCAGCGGCTCGGCGGTTTCGACGAGGGCTACGTCGGCTACGGGGCCGAGGACACCGACTTCGGGCAGCGGCTGGGGGCTGCGGGGGGTCGGTTGCTCTGGGTCGGCGGGGCAGCCGCCTACCACCAGCACCACCCGTCCTCCGACCCACCCGTGCACCACCTCGACTCGATCGTGGCCAACGCCAACCGGTTCCACCGTCGCTGGGGCTGGTTCCCGATGGAGGGCTGGCTGGCACGGTTCGCAGCGCTCGGCCTGGCTGACCAGGACCCGGACACCGGGCAGTGGCGGGCCCTGCACCGGGTCTGA
- a CDS encoding META domain-containing protein, which produces MRTVVGLALAVLALTSCGSVTPEGSGTGLSGRTFLSTAVTRDGAPRELVERSRISLTFADGRLTAQAGCNTMFGDYRVEGEVLVIDALGTTEMGCPDGLAAQDDWLSGLLSSRPRLELHGEQLVLVTTTDTVTLLDRVVADPDRPLVGTVWRVDALTCGEAVSSVPVGAEASLTFGEDGTVQVRGGCNTGSASYTAVDRTVSLGPVAMTRMACEGGRGELEAAVLRVLDAGELQLTITADRLTLTTGRDGLVLRAG; this is translated from the coding sequence GTGAGAACCGTCGTCGGGCTCGCGCTCGCGGTGCTCGCCCTGACCTCCTGCGGCTCCGTCACCCCGGAGGGCAGCGGCACGGGCCTCTCCGGGCGCACCTTCCTCAGCACGGCCGTCACCCGGGACGGCGCCCCGCGCGAGCTCGTCGAGCGGTCACGCATCAGCCTGACCTTCGCCGACGGGCGGCTCACCGCCCAGGCTGGGTGCAACACGATGTTCGGCGACTACCGCGTCGAGGGCGAGGTGCTCGTGATCGACGCGCTCGGCACGACAGAGATGGGCTGTCCCGACGGGCTGGCCGCCCAGGACGACTGGTTGTCCGGGCTGCTGTCCAGCCGCCCGCGGCTCGAGCTGCACGGTGAGCAACTGGTGCTGGTCACTACGACCGACACGGTCACGCTGCTGGACCGCGTCGTCGCCGACCCGGACCGCCCGCTCGTCGGGACGGTATGGCGGGTGGACGCGCTGACCTGCGGCGAGGCCGTGTCGAGCGTCCCCGTCGGCGCCGAGGCGTCCCTCACCTTCGGGGAGGACGGCACGGTGCAGGTGCGTGGCGGGTGCAACACCGGGTCGGCCTCCTACACCGCCGTCGACAGGACGGTGAGCCTCGGCCCGGTCGCCATGACCAGGATGGCCTGCGAGGGCGGGCGCGGCGAGCTCGAGGCCGCCGTCCTCCGGGTGCTGGACGCCGGCGAGCTGCAGCTGACGATCACCGCCGATCGGCTCACGCTCACCACGGGCAGGGACGGCCTCGTCCTGCGGGCCGGCTGA